The genome window CGATATCggcgggaaatgctctgacctatcagatgtgtttgtttgatgcaacgtttatatgtagcaacgtgtgttttgagaaaaattttgttgtgtttgttggatgcaacgtttatatgtagcaacgtctgtcgacacttcccccggaaaaagcaatgaggaatccaTTTTTATACTAGCAATTTCCACACAATGGACTTTGCGCATGATGAAATGAAACGTCAATGCgtaacaaaagccttaatgtggaatcaggGAGTGGTGGATTCatacgactccactgcagcacgactgctcagaaagtccgatcaaagtcgatcatgcggaatcccccatagTGCAAAATAAAAGATTTATTGTTTAAAAGGATGACCTGAAGGCAGCCGCATCTTTCCAGCATCAGTTGCTTGTATGCTTATAGAAGTTGCTGAATGTATGAAGAGTTAAACTACAGActgcaattcttttgcaaagaaCCTTCCTTTAAATTGATGTATGGCAATGCGTCAAGGCCCATTGTAAATATCTTCAACACCTTTGTCCCATGAAGGGGATTCCATTTCCTGTGTTTCTGGCTCAGTCTTAATATAGTGGAGTTATGCAGGCCAGTTTTTCAGGTTACATATTAAAATTCCGGGAAACAGACAGCATACAGTGATTAGCAAATGCTACAGATTGGTTAGCGTTCTCTTGAGCAAGGTTGAGGCAACCGTCTTTAAAGTAAACCACGGTGCAGAGAAGCTGAGAAGCATCTTTCTTAAGAGTCTTTCCGAAATTTCTGCTCCTGGAATCAACAAGGTCTATAATTTCTCAACCACTCTCGCCCAAAGCATGGCATTCTTGGAAATAGCAGTTGCTTTCTCAACATACTGTGCCTCCACCCAGAATCCAGCTTGCAttaggtgatatgataaccatcttcaagtacttgaagggctgtcatatagaggatggcacggagttgttttccactgcccagaaggtcggaccagaaccaagggcttgaaatgaaatcaaaagagtctggaagaacttccagacagagtagtccctcagtggaacaggcttccgcgggaggtggtgggctctccttctttggaggtttttaagcagaggctagatggccatcggatagcaatgctgattctgtgaacctgggcagatcatgagggagaaggcagaatgggttacatcagtctttagttctcgtggcccttcttacatgcccagggtaatgctgatcatccccttggggtcaggtagcaatttcccccagtttggctggggatcctggaggtgttttgccatcttctgggcatggagcaggggtcagtgggggtgtggggaggggaggtagttgtgaatttcctgcattgtgcagggggctggactagatgaccctagaggtaccttccaaccctatgattctatgattaaaactgcaacagacttttCATGCTGAACAGAAACATCCAGCATCGTTTCAGCAAACCATTATGGATTTTTCTGGCTTTTGTTGTCATGGTGCCAGCCTCTAATGTCAACGTTGATATGAAACCACCGCAAAAGGTGTGAATCCAGAACCACAATCCAGCGGTTGCCTCTAATGGACCTCCTTCTTGCTCTTCCTCATTTATGGAGACGGCTGACACCATTTAGGAAGGGTTTAACAGAGAAGGAGCGCGGCTGCCTAGCACTCCTGCCACCCAGCCACTGAGAACTGAGGGCAGTGTAGCGGTTAGTGCATCTGACTGGGATCTGGGTGACCCGCATTCGGAGCACACCAGCTTAGGCCCAATTTAAGCGCGATGGGCCAGGAGGATTTTTCCATGTCTAAGTTAAGCTATGCGCCGTGTCCCCTTTAAACCTGGTCATTGCACATTATTGGCCCGCCAGCACAACGCCCATGCCAGCACGCTGACGTTATGTGTGCAGCAGCAATGCTGGTTTTAAATTAGGTGTCAGATACATGGAACATTTACCTTTACATGGAACATAGCATGGAAAAGGAGTTTGCAGCTGCTAGCCTCATGTTCGAAGTCTGCCCTTGCGCCTGCCCAGGGGTGGACTGACCATTTTGCTTCCCAGGAAGGTTCCCGATGGGCTGCTGCCTGAAAGAACCTTTGGTGGCCAGGAACAAGCAGAGCCGAGCCCCAGCTGATGCGCCAGTGCCACAGAATTGCTTGGCTCAGGCCCTTTGAGAGCAACAGGGGTTGGTGTCAGCTCTCCAGTTGTCGCCTCCCACACTTGCAATGGATGAGCTGATTGGCATCCTCAGCTAGGTTTCCCAGGTCCTCATACCCTCCCAGCCGGGGCGGGGGGTGAATGACCCCAAGCACTCAACTATTGCAATGTCTTTATGTATGCGCACTCCCAaagcagtgcaatgacatcacttccgggaactgATATCGTGCAGGGGCTGAAAGCAGTCATGCACTTCACAGAAGGCCGATtcgggccccaaacgggcccaattcagcccgtttggggctcaaatcagcctgctgcaaattGGCcaaggagtgacgtcattgtgccgcTCATGCCCGGGAGGCCTattcctctgcttttctcccccactagccaggtgagtggtagcagggtGGCAGAGAGTGGGAGAAGGGATCCTCTACCCGCACCGGAAATCCTAGGATCCCTATCCTCAGCACTGCCAATCTGGCTGGAGCTGGGTGGCCCCTGCAGAGCTGGCACACAGCACCACAAAGGATGCTCATCATGGCTTCCTCCGTGGCTGATTAAAACtaccccctgcctgcctgccaaaaGACAAAGCAGTGCCTGCTGGGAGGAGCCATTATGCAGGAGACAGGCTCTAAACTTCTCCCTGATCCTGAGCAGATTGCCGTCTCCTGCCTCACTAATGGAACTTCCAGTCCCACAGGCTCCCcggacacacaaacacacctagCAGCTCTTTCAGCCTCCATCACACTAGTAAAACTCTGCCAGTTTCTCTCCTCTCCCCGCAATTCTTGCCAAGCAAGCACAAGATTTCTGACTGAGTGGTGCTTTCGTCATCGCTTGGCTCTGGCTCGATCGAGGCACTTCCGTGACTGTCCATGGAAGGGGGCGGTGGAACTATGGGGAGAACCAACGGACTGTGGTTAACCCTCTTATTCTGCTTCTCTGCCAGGCCCGCTTTGTCCTGATCCTCTTGGTCGGCGCCTTCGACGTGATCTGCGCCGTCGTCCTAATTCAGAGCGAGAGCATGATGGCCTTCCGGGTGGGCGGGGCCCTGGAGAGCCTGCAGGCCCAGTATTTTATGCTGAACCTTTGCTTTTCCATGCTGACCTTTGACCTGCAGGCACAGGTAAGCAGAACCCTCAAACGCCCTGCTCCACGGACTAGACAGGCACTTGGTGTATATCGGTCCGCCTCTGTGCAACGTCAGCAGCATTTGTTGGGTAACTATGGTGAGGCGGGACTGGAACGGACCACTGTTCATTCATCAATAGATATTAGTCACGCTAGCTAAATAAagcctccatgtgcagaggcagtgtACCCCTAAATGTGTGGTGCTGGAGACAAGCAGGGTTATCGGAAGGCTCTTGCCTTTGGGTCTTGCTTGTGCGGTTTCCTGAAACTGGATGCTGCagaatttagatatttatacctaaCTTTTCTCACTGAGGGGGTCCAAAGTGGCTAATagcttccttcctccattttatcctaacaacctccctgtgaggtaggtgaggttgagagaAAGTGAtagatccaaggtcacccagtaagttcccagggcagaatgaggatttggcCCCGGTCTTATCCTGCCTGCTTTTCTGTCCTCTGTGGTCCGTTTCTGGAGGAGCACATAATAGGCTTAAACCTTTGGGGATGACCCAATGGCTTGGTTCTGCTTTACCTATATGCTGGGGATTCGCCGTATCTTTCTAGTCTGCTGGCTGTTTAACTCCAAAATCTGCATGCTTCTAACTGGACAGGACCGAATCCACTCCAGTTCTCCTGTATTTAGTATATATCTATTTTGGCCACCCTTGCctaggaggtaggttaggccaagagagagagcaactggccccaagttcatccagtgagctcagctgggatttgaacccgggtcttaCCCGTCTGCAACTGGATCTGCTACACTGTACCAATGCCATACTATCCTTTAACTTCTATAAAGGATATTGCCTTTCCTGCTTAAGATTTGCTTCTAAGATCCCTGGAAGAATTCCTAAAGAAATGAAAATGGTCTTTTTGACAATAGCTAAGGGGCGAGAAGCTTTACAtctcacccccacacacacacacacaaacacacaccacgTGCTCTGCTTACGGCTTCTTTGACCTCTGTCCTCTGCTTTCCAGCTCTGCTTGTGTGTCCTTCTTCTCACAACCCTTCAGGAAATCTCTGTCCTCCACATCGTCTTCCTGGCAGTCGGGATTCTCTGGGCTTGCCTGAAAGTGACCTGTGGTATCATTGCTGTGAGTGTCTGCCTAAGAATCTTTGGCGCTCAAGTGGCTGTCTCTTAGGACCAGGAAATATTGTTCTGTGCTTCTAACTAAAGTTGAAAGAGGAAAGTGGTGGCCCAGGGGGCGGATCCATCATCTAGGGGCTTTCTGTTCGGTGCCCCATCTAGAAGCGTCCCCTCTCCTCTCATGCAAAGGCCTCGCTAAGCCCCTCCGCACTCAGTGACTCCTCCCCAGATGCAGAACTTACTTTCTTGAGACGGGCTCCACCCACTGACTCACTGACATAGGGGCAAAGGGCTCTCATTTCAGtaggcaaagggctctttaatCCCTTCCTTCAATGCGGTGAACAGCAACAGAAGGTTGGTCAGAATTCTCCTCTTATGCACCTCTGGTAGTCCCTCCCATTTTGCTTGTAGCTCATAGATAAGAGGGAACATTTTGAGGGCCGTAAAGAGAGCTGGATTGTCCAggtagccagatctcatcagatcttggaaactaagcaagatcagccctggttagaatttggatgggagaccatcaaggaaggccAGCGTTGCTgtgtagaagcaggcaatggcaaaccacctctgtacatcacttgccttgaaaatcccagcaggcattgccataaattggctgcaatttaatggcatacacacacacaaagagaagtTAGCGAAGGCCCCTCTGCTGTTCACCGCATTGAAGGAAGGGattaaagagccctttgcctaCTGGAGTGTGAGCCCTTTGCCTCCATGTCAGTGAGTCAGTGGGTGGAGCCCATCCCAACAAAGTAAATTCTGCATCTTGGGAGGAGTCACCAAGAAAGCTTTTCTGCATGCCTTTTGCCCCCCAGATCGCCAGGGGCGCCAACTAGAGAGGTCTTGATTGGGAGTCAGAGCATCACTGAAATATGGGGGGATTTCTTATACCTGTATTTTGGATTTTGCCTGAAGTCAGAACAAATGTCAGCCTTAATACTGCATATAACCCAAGTTATTTAATATATCAAAATTACCACCCCCCTCACCAAAGCACAATCCTGCAGCTTGGCCTAAGTGAAGCAAATCATGGCAGTTTGCATGTATTTGTTCAGCTCCTTCTTCTAGTTACTGGGATAGGAAGCAAACCGTGTCCGATTGAAACCTTAATTCTCCTGCCCCTTTGGATTCCAAGATCTTATTGAGACACTTCAGACACACTACTTGCAATCTTAAGGACTAGAAATCAGATTTTCTGAAAATGAAAGCTCAGTTCTGCATGCAGTTCCAGGTTTTGTTCCATTTCTACTCTTGGGCCAAATCCACTGAGCCCTGGTTATGCTCTTGCCAAATGTCCTAAATTCACTGAGCCCTGGTTGCGCTCTTGCCAAATGTCCTAAATCCACCGAGCCCTGGTTGTGCTCTTGCCAAATGTCCTAAATCCACCGAGCCCTGGTTATGCTCTTGCCAAATGTCCCGAATCCAGCGAGCCCTGGTTGCGCTCTTGCCAAATGTCCCGAATTCACCAAACCCTGGTTGCGCTCTTGCCAAATGTTCCAAATCCACCGAGCCCTGGTTACGCTCTTGCCAAATGTCCCGAATCCACTGAGCCCTAGTTATGCTCTTGCCAAATGTCCCGAATCCACTGAGCCCTGGTTATGCTCTTGCCAAATGTCCCGAATCCACTGAGCCCTAGTTATGCTCTTGCCAAATGTCCCAAATCATCTGAGCCTTGGTTATGCTCTTGCCAAATGTCACTGCCTCACATAGATCGAGAAGGGAGCATGCTAGTTCTGCCCCGTATGGAAGTTTTGTAGGGCCAATACAGTAATGCTTGTGCGGGGCCATATACTGCTTTAAGTGGGAGGAGCCAGATGTGTAGGAGCTGAAACATATCCGGGATGCCATTTTATCCGTAGTCTGCTGATCATAAGCATGCAGTCATTTGGTGCTACCTGCATTTCGTTTTCCCCCCACAGATATTAAAAGAGTTAAAACCTTTCACTTGGGTTTTCCTGAGTCAAAATTTACCAGAAGTGGCTTACCTTGCATACCTGCTGTATACGGTAAGTCCGTGGAAAGGGTTTGTTGATTGGCCAAGGAGGACACAGAACATTCTTCACCTTCTGCAACAGCTTCCATGGATGTTTGTAGGGGCTGTTTGGTTTTGCCAGAACTCAGAAGGAAAGGCAACAGACGTTTCAGGGTATCTCCGTATCTACCCCACTTGGGATGATGCTCATATTAACTGACCCCTTATGCCACAGATGGCCCTCAACAACTGATGTAATaacataatatataataataacgaCATTCAATGtgtataccccccttcaggacaacttaatgtccactcagagtggtttacaaagtgtgttatcattatcctcacgacaatccccctgtgaggtgggtggggctgagagagctcagagagagctgtgactagcccaaggtcacccagctgggttcaagcggaggagtggggaatcaaacctggctctccagattagagtcctgccgctcttcaccacACCACCAAACTTGTCTTCGCTTACCTTTGAGCTTGCTCTTAAGAGCAGCGTTTTAGAACAAGTGTTGAACCATTCTAAGATTGTGGCTTTAGTTCCCCACTGTTGTTATGTACTGGCTGTTGGCAGGCATCCAGGGAAGGGCCACATATCCAAGAGGCTTCTGGAATGCTACGCCAGAACAAGGTCAGAGAGTCCCAGAGTTTTTATCTCCTGGACAAGGCAAAACAGAGAGGATTCAAACACAACAACCCGTATCTTTAACGGCATCGCAAAGATGTTTTGAAGGCAGTTGACAGTTGGAGGGAGAGCAGGAGAGAGGGAACAAAGTCTCCCATGGCAGAAGATTTTAGCTCCCTTGCCAGCAGAAAAGATGGATATTCCTCCCACGAATGATTTCTGTGAACAGCAAGGTCTCCTAGACCCCATCCAGACTTTTGACCCAGTCCCAAATTTCTCTCACTTCCTTTATCCCTTACAATCCCCATACTTTAAAAGAAGACAAGAATTCTACCAAAAGTCAAATACTGCAATCAGAACATATTAAGAAAACTTTAACCTGCCCAAGTAAGCGGCGCCAGATGCTATGCAGAGGGAAAGGGCGAGTGAGTGTAGTAGGGAAGGACTGCTCGTTTTCCTGGAAAAAGGAGCAAGAAGCAATGCAAGAAATCATCAATGCTATTTACTTGTCTGTTCTCTTCTCCCACCTTGTGTTCCTTAGCAACATCGCACTTGGGAGTAGTCAGTATCTTGCTAAAGACCCCCCCTCCTCCAATTGACCATAGTGAAGAAAAATAAATCCCATCCCACGTATCTTAGAGGAAAGGCAACAgttaactgggtttgatttctttATTTAGAACTTTTCTAGGCTGCCTTTCTAGAGAGGCAGCTCACAAAAGtaaaacagacacacagaaaaccctcgataaaatcataaatacaaccACCATAAAATTATCCCTATTGGCATAAGCCATAAAAACATTTAGCAGGCTAAAAATGATATTCATCAAACAGTCTGCAGGCTAGAAGCAGGCCAGAAAAAACAGCTAAAAGAAGATGGAACCCTCTCTGGTTAAAGGTTTgggtaaaaataaatattttgaccTGGCACCTATAAGGAAAGAAAGTCAGGCACCTGGTGAGCGACAAGGTGGGCATTCATAGCCCAGGTGAGGtgctaccactgaaaaagccctttcAGAGTAATTACATAGTAAGGAAAGAACTTTATGCTTTACAGGTAAAAGTAGAATTCACAttccaaactagggttgccagatcccggttgggaaattcctggagacttgggacagtggagcctgggggagctggggtttggggagcagagggatatcagcagggtataattccatagagtcacagtagccattttcttctggggaactgatctgtgttgcccagagatcaggtgtaattccaggaaatctccagccaccacctggaggttggaaaccagGATGACAAATCATCTCTTGGATCAAAACAAGGAGCTAGAGGCCTTTCCACACCTGGCCAGAAGGGGCACTGTTGTGCAGGCAGCAGAGGAGGACCTTGCTGGTTTAAGAAAGTCCCGTAATCCTTTGGGGAAAGAATCAGCAGCTGGCGGGCTCCAGGGAGCATTCATGGTAGCACTTAGCACGACACACTCAAATTAACACACtctttttcagaataaattgtTGATTTCCTCCAAGGAGAACTGAGCTCACTTGGGATCAGACCGACAGGCGACTGAAAGAGGCTGCCTGGCCCTCGCAGCGTCAGGAATGGAACGCTGCAGGGAGGTTCCCCAAGAGGGGTTTTTAATTTCCTGCAGAGAAATCCAAACCATTTGGGCTCTTGAGTAATCCCTGAATCCAATATCTCTTCTCAAGTGAGAAATTATAGGAAAGATTAAGTCAGCTTGCTCAGGCAACCCACAAGGGTGATATGAAGGGATTTTCGTTTCAGCCTGACGTGAAGCAAAACAAGAAGTCTGTCTACATGAGAGGCCTcggcacatgttcgtcaagtgtagggagatgcaatgttagctgggaagcatagtttaaaaagatagagttggcggagatcgctcctcagagggtttcttaatttcatctttgcctctgtcagtttcacctctccagtctaaaactatgtgggatctcaaccagaggacagcgaggaatggaaatgggctggagctgccttccagagccaggcttggacctggagaggttataatgggctgaattttcccttctggcattccacagccccttcacacagctccagtgtctagcaaagcctttgccctgccactggctctgtctctttaaattacctttcccagctaacactgcatctcccgacgtgtgttcttcacgtgtcagatgtctcgcgtagagagactcaaagagaGAGATCTGAAACGTGAAGAGGACATTGCTGTCTTCTGTCCCAAAGTACTTTTTGAAAGTGAGCCCAGGTGCTTTCCTTGCAGTTCAGTGCCCAGGTTTGAGCTCTGTGGGTATCTCTTCCCAAAACCAGACGTTTGCCACTTCGTTTAATCAGAACTAACTACCTTCTTAGGGTTCCCATAAAGTCTCCTATCCACGAATGGATCCCATCCCGGTGGGATTATCAGTCGTCCAACTAAAGGTGGGAGCCATCCATACTGCAGGGCTTTAGACTCTCTAATTCTAAAGTGCGCTTGGAAACAAATTGGTTGCCCTTACAAAGGTCAGcttcccatttttttcttctcaggTCATTCGAGAGTGGGGCCAAGGGAATTCCTATGCCCTAGAAGCTGCCGTGGTCACCTGTTCCTGCATCTCCGTGGCGATTAAATGTGTTCTGTTTTGGGCGCTGTTCCATGTCTACCGCAGTTTTGGGCAAGGGTTGAGAGAGAGGAGTAAGTACTCGCCCTACTCAAATTGGATCAGGGCTATTCATTATGATCTTCCTTTATAATCAGTCCAAAAAAACCCCCTTAaaggttgctttttaaaaaagagttcggAATTGACTTGTAATTTTTTGGACTGTGTGCGCTCTTACAAGCATGCTTGAGTATCATAGGAGGACAGGTGGGCAGCGTGCCTCTACGGGGTCACATGATGTTTCCTCTGGTCTGCAGGTGGACTATTCTGTAAATTACTGTTTTAAGAACCTTTCTGTATGGGTGAAAAAGTGGGTGTCATCTTTATGGGGTTTCAGGATGGGGTGCCGGTGTGATGTCGCAGTTTATgcatcaaactaggatctgggcgagTCGCATTAAAATCCTCACTGAGTTATGAAGCTCGCTCctgagccagtcattctctttcagcccaacctaccttttagggctgttgtgaggataaaagaaagGAAGGGCAAACCATATATGCTGCCCTGACCTTCTGGGAGAAAGGATGAGATACAGATGCATTACACCGATAAACAGAACCAGAACTATTTTCAGGGGGTGGAAATTGACGCTCATGCAGCTCAGCGACTGAAAGAGTGCACTGCGATCCAGGCAGGCCCCAGTTCAAATCTTACCTCTGCCTTAAGCAAGctgctttctctcagcctcagtCTCCCCATCCGCAGTACAGGCATAAGAATACCAGCCTACTTTACAGGGGTGTCATGAGGGATAGCAGCATGCAGCTCTCCAAGCActgaaagtgctatataaatacaaatacaaagttATTTGCAAACTCTGTTTGATGGAATTAAGACTGCCAATTCCAG of Eublepharis macularius isolate TG4126 chromosome 17, MPM_Emac_v1.0, whole genome shotgun sequence contains these proteins:
- the LOC129344665 gene encoding uncharacterized protein LOC129344665 isoform X1; the encoded protein is MEPPDIRVLLSPPEETLAPPLLNETVDPPLPNLTPRHQDLIPTPCGPIKPWSELSSPVKIYFCVTILSLLSVIGLTVENLVQQTHEDFTVSLIQLIGVVFCVYYVSRGILQENRQELIVFILSILLVMLRSVINFTVLSTEQKPQLIARFVLILLVGAFDVICAVVLIQSESMMAFRVGGALESLQAQYFMLNLCFSMLTFDLQAQLCLCVLLLTTLQEISVLHIVFLAVGILWACLKVTCGIIAILKELKPFTWVFLSQNLPEVAYLAYLLYTVIREWGQGNSYALEAAVVTCSCISVAIKCVLFWALFHVYRSFGQGLRERMFSSYGRIDS